One window from the genome of Brachyspira hampsonii encodes:
- a CDS encoding helix-turn-helix transcriptional regulator — protein sequence MESNIILETLINVAHGIARQFGNNCEVCIHELKEDDLDHTIIFIINGGITGRQVGEGASNVVINTIEKLKKGEPIVDHLSYLTKASNGKILKSSTVFIKDMNGKYRYILSINFDITNLMPFKSDLESLLNTEDKSKLEEIPNSAQELMEKLIIKSEELIGKPASIMNKNEKIKAIKFLNDSGVFLITKSGDKVSNHFGISKFTLYNYIDSKKEDINE from the coding sequence ATGGAATCTAATATAATACTCGAAACTCTAATAAATGTAGCACATGGTATAGCAAGACAATTCGGTAATAATTGCGAAGTATGTATTCATGAATTAAAGGAAGATGATTTAGATCATACAATTATTTTTATCATTAATGGAGGCATTACAGGCAGACAAGTAGGAGAAGGAGCCTCAAATGTTGTAATCAATACTATAGAAAAGCTTAAAAAAGGAGAACCTATAGTAGATCATTTATCATATCTTACAAAAGCATCAAATGGAAAAATATTAAAGTCTTCAACAGTTTTTATAAAAGATATGAACGGTAAATACAGATATATACTATCTATAAACTTTGATATAACTAATTTAATGCCTTTTAAAAGCGATTTAGAAAGTCTTTTGAACACAGAAGATAAATCAAAATTGGAAGAAATACCCAACAGTGCTCAGGAACTTATGGAAAAACTTATAATAAAAAGTGAAGAGCTAATAGGAAAACCTGCTTCTATAATGAATAAAAATGAGAAAATAAAGGCTATAAAATTTTTAAATGATTCAGGAGTATTTTTAATAACAAAATCAGGAGATAAAGTATCAAATCATTTTGGAATAAGTAAATTCACTCTATATAATTATATAGATTCAAAAAAGGAGGATATAAATGAGTGA
- the ssnA gene encoding putative aminohydrolase SsnA, whose product MLLIGGGKLITRDSAKAFIEDGAVLCDGKLIKEVGKTSDLKAKYKDAEYIDAKGGVIMPAFINVHEHIYSAMARGFSINGYNPKGFLEILDGMWWTIDRNLTLEQTKQSAMATYIESIKNGVTTVFDHHASFGHIEGSLFAIEEAAKTMGVRSCLCYEVSDRDGEAKSKASVKENLDFIKHAMSDKTDMIKGMMGMHASFTISDKTMEACMKDLPEGIGCHIHVAEGIEDLHACLKDHGKRIVDRLHDFKVLGPKTILVHCIYINPHEMDLIKDTDTMTSHNPESNMGNACGCPPTMELMKKGILTGLGTDGYTHDMTESYKVANVLHKHSLCNPNAAWGEIPQMLFENNAKIANRYFETPLGVLKEGAAADVIIMDYKNYTELSDKNINGHILFGMNGGHVNTTICNGEVLMRDRKLTKIDEEAAYAKIREESDKLWKQINK is encoded by the coding sequence ATGCTGTTAATAGGCGGGGGAAAATTAATTACAAGAGATTCAGCCAAAGCATTTATAGAAGATGGGGCTGTTCTTTGCGATGGAAAATTAATAAAAGAAGTGGGAAAAACTTCGGATTTGAAAGCTAAATATAAAGATGCTGAATATATAGATGCCAAAGGCGGTGTTATTATGCCGGCATTTATAAATGTGCATGAACATATTTACTCTGCTATGGCTAGGGGCTTTAGTATAAATGGCTATAATCCTAAAGGCTTTTTAGAAATATTAGACGGAATGTGGTGGACTATAGACAGAAATCTTACTTTGGAACAAACAAAACAAAGTGCTATGGCTACTTATATAGAATCTATTAAAAACGGTGTTACTACAGTATTTGACCATCATGCAAGTTTCGGACATATTGAAGGTTCTTTATTTGCTATAGAAGAAGCTGCCAAAACTATGGGCGTTCGTTCTTGTCTATGCTATGAGGTTTCTGATAGGGATGGAGAGGCTAAATCTAAGGCTTCTGTTAAAGAAAATCTTGACTTTATTAAACATGCTATGTCTGATAAAACTGATATGATTAAAGGTATGATGGGTATGCATGCTTCTTTTACTATTTCTGACAAAACTATGGAAGCATGTATGAAAGATTTACCTGAAGGCATAGGATGTCATATACATGTTGCAGAAGGTATAGAAGATTTACATGCTTGTCTTAAAGATCATGGAAAAAGAATAGTTGACAGACTTCATGATTTCAAAGTTTTAGGTCCAAAAACTATACTTGTTCACTGTATATATATTAATCCTCATGAAATGGATTTAATAAAGGATACTGATACTATGACTTCTCATAACCCAGAATCCAATATGGGTAATGCATGCGGCTGTCCTCCTACTATGGAATTAATGAAAAAGGGTATATTAACAGGTTTGGGTACTGACGGATATACTCATGATATGACAGAATCATACAAAGTAGCTAATGTACTTCATAAACATAGTCTTTGCAATCCTAATGCTGCTTGGGGAGAAATACCTCAAATGCTTTTTGAAAATAATGCTAAAATAGCTAACCGTTATTTTGAAACTCCGCTTGGTGTGCTTAAAGAAGGAGCTGCTGCTGATGTCATTATAATGGACTATAAAAATTATACAGAATTAAGCGATAAAAATATCAACGGACATATATTATTCGGTATGAACGGTGGACATGTTAATACTACTATTTGTAACGGAGAGGTATTAATGAGAGACAGAAAACTTACAAAAATAGATGAAGAAGCTGCTTATGCTAAAATAAGAGAAGAATCTGATAAACTTTGGAAACAGATTAATAAATAA
- the ygfK gene encoding putative selenate reductase subunit YgfK has protein sequence MSDVMTPIPFGNLMNWVLEEKKTGKVFGISRAFKADKSKYYEIFGRKLETPIGPAAGPHTQLAQNIIAAYYTGSRFFELKTVQKMDGEELSKCVAKPCIAANDECYNCEWSTELYVPQAFDEYVKAWVVLKVISKEWDLGDMDGFQFNMSVGYDYEGIKLEKIDKFIEGLKDASNTPIFKECIKWLNDNIDRFKNFKKEDIDKINSDVCNSVTLSTLHGCPPTEIEKIASYLITEKKLNTFVKCNPTLLGYDYARKTLDDMGYDYISFTDFHFKDDLQYSDAVPMLQRLQKLASDNSLLFGVKITNTFPVDVKQKELPSEEMYMSGKSLFPLSMTVASRLSKDFDGNLRISYSGGCDYFNINDVIDAGIWPVTIATTLLKTGGYQRTEQIAKNLKEYKPFTKVDVSKAEKIVEASKKDKHHTKPIKPLASRKIKKKVPMIDCYTAPCMETCPINQDLTTYIRLNAEGKYDESFKVIIEKNAMPFATGILCPHTCMDTCTRQFYEEPVSIRACKLDAARAGYKNVISALKPAAPIGKKAGIIGAGPAGLSAAFFLARAGVEVTVFDKREKAGGVVSNIIPNFRISAEEIGNDVSLCRQMGVKFELGKEIKDIKEFAKNYDYTVVCIGAHKNMPLKLEAGESINALKFLEEFNKTNGNVNLGEDVVVIGGGNTAMDAARAAKKNKGVKNVRLVYRRTKRYMPALEEELKEALEDGVEFMELLAPVKVENGKLLCKKMELSDYDEKGRRNVVETNETVEVPASTVIASIGEQIESEFYKSNGIEVDERGKPKCNANNESSLKNVYIAGDGLYGAATIVEAIRDAKVLSEAILGKAVAPDLPSVSTEEISYSKKGNLKEVSKEPEANRCLTCDYICESCAEVCPNRANISVKVDGHAKISQIIHVDYMCNECGNCETFCPYSSAPYKDKFTLFATEADMKDSKNDGFLFLDKEGNAKLRIDGKEESYKVGGNKNGVYTIVDSVFNNYKYLILK, from the coding sequence ATGAGCGATGTAATGACACCCATTCCATTTGGAAATCTTATGAATTGGGTTTTGGAAGAGAAAAAGACAGGTAAAGTATTTGGTATTTCAAGAGCCTTTAAAGCTGATAAATCTAAATATTATGAAATTTTTGGAAGAAAATTAGAAACACCAATAGGACCTGCAGCAGGACCTCATACTCAGTTAGCACAGAATATAATAGCTGCATACTATACAGGAAGCAGATTTTTTGAGCTTAAAACAGTACAGAAAATGGACGGTGAAGAATTAAGCAAATGCGTTGCTAAGCCTTGTATAGCTGCTAATGATGAATGCTATAACTGCGAATGGTCAACAGAGCTTTATGTACCTCAGGCTTTTGATGAGTATGTTAAGGCTTGGGTGGTTTTAAAAGTTATATCTAAAGAATGGGACTTAGGCGATATGGACGGCTTTCAGTTTAATATGTCTGTAGGATATGATTATGAAGGCATTAAACTAGAAAAGATAGATAAGTTTATTGAAGGCTTAAAAGATGCTTCTAATACTCCTATATTCAAAGAATGTATAAAGTGGCTTAATGATAATATTGACAGATTCAAAAACTTCAAAAAGGAAGATATTGATAAAATTAATTCTGATGTATGTAATTCCGTTACTTTATCTACTCTTCATGGATGTCCTCCTACTGAAATAGAAAAAATTGCTTCTTATTTAATCACAGAAAAAAAATTAAATACCTTTGTTAAATGCAATCCTACACTTTTAGGCTATGATTATGCAAGAAAAACATTAGATGATATGGGTTATGACTATATATCATTTACCGATTTTCACTTTAAAGATGATTTACAGTACAGCGATGCAGTTCCAATGCTTCAAAGACTTCAAAAATTAGCTTCTGATAATTCTCTTTTATTTGGAGTAAAAATCACTAATACATTCCCTGTAGATGTTAAGCAGAAAGAGCTTCCTTCTGAAGAGATGTATATGTCTGGCAAATCATTATTCCCTCTTTCTATGACAGTTGCTTCAAGATTGAGTAAAGATTTTGACGGAAATTTAAGAATATCATACTCTGGAGGATGTGATTATTTCAATATTAATGATGTTATAGATGCAGGAATTTGGCCTGTAACTATTGCTACTACTTTATTAAAAACAGGCGGTTATCAAAGAACTGAGCAAATAGCTAAAAATCTTAAAGAATATAAACCATTTACAAAAGTGGATGTTTCTAAAGCTGAAAAAATAGTTGAAGCAAGCAAAAAAGACAAACATCATACAAAACCGATTAAACCTCTTGCAAGCAGAAAAATTAAGAAAAAAGTTCCTATGATAGACTGCTATACAGCACCTTGTATGGAAACTTGCCCTATAAATCAAGACCTCACTACTTATATAAGACTTAATGCTGAAGGCAAATATGATGAATCTTTCAAAGTAATTATAGAAAAAAATGCTATGCCTTTTGCTACAGGTATATTATGTCCTCATACTTGTATGGATACTTGTACTAGACAATTCTATGAAGAGCCTGTAAGTATAAGAGCATGCAAATTAGATGCTGCCAGAGCTGGTTATAAAAATGTTATATCCGCTTTAAAACCTGCTGCTCCTATAGGAAAAAAAGCTGGTATTATAGGGGCTGGACCTGCAGGACTTTCTGCAGCATTTTTCTTAGCTCGTGCTGGAGTAGAAGTTACTGTATTTGATAAGAGAGAAAAAGCTGGAGGAGTTGTTTCTAATATTATACCAAATTTCAGAATAAGTGCTGAAGAGATTGGAAATGATGTGAGTTTATGCAGGCAAATGGGCGTAAAATTTGAACTTGGAAAAGAGATAAAAGATATAAAAGAGTTTGCTAAAAATTATGATTATACTGTTGTTTGTATAGGTGCTCATAAAAACATGCCTTTGAAACTTGAAGCTGGAGAATCTATAAATGCTCTTAAATTCTTAGAAGAGTTCAATAAAACTAACGGAAATGTTAATTTAGGAGAAGATGTAGTAGTTATAGGAGGCGGTAATACTGCTATGGACGCTGCCCGTGCTGCTAAGAAAAATAAAGGCGTTAAAAATGTTAGATTAGTTTATAGAAGAACTAAAAGATATATGCCTGCTTTAGAAGAAGAGCTTAAAGAGGCTTTAGAAGACGGCGTTGAGTTTATGGAATTATTAGCACCTGTTAAAGTTGAAAACGGAAAACTTTTATGTAAGAAAATGGAATTATCAGATTACGATGAAAAAGGAAGAAGAAATGTTGTTGAAACTAATGAAACAGTAGAAGTTCCTGCAAGTACAGTTATAGCTTCTATAGGTGAGCAGATTGAATCAGAGTTTTATAAATCCAACGGCATAGAAGTTGATGAGAGAGGAAAACCAAAATGCAATGCCAACAATGAATCATCTCTCAAAAATGTTTATATTGCTGGAGACGGACTTTACGGGGCTGCTACTATAGTTGAAGCTATAAGAGATGCCAAAGTTCTTTCTGAAGCTATATTAGGAAAAGCAGTTGCTCCTGATTTGCCTTCTGTTTCTACTGAAGAGATTTCTTACAGCAAAAAAGGTAATTTGAAAGAAGTATCAAAAGAACCTGAAGCTAATAGATGTTTAACTTGCGATTATATATGCGAAAGCTGTGCTGAAGTTTGTCCTAACAGAGCAAATATATCAGTTAAAGTTGACGGACATGCTAAAATATCTCAGATTATACATGTTGATTATATGTGTAATGAATGCGGAAACTGTGAAACATTCTGTCCTTATAGTTCAGCTCCTTATAAAGATAAGTTTACATTATTTGCTACTGAGGCAGATATGAAAGATTCTAAAAATGACGGTTTCTTATTCCTAGATAAAGAAGGCAATGCTAAACTTAGAATAGATGGAAAAGAAGAATCTTATAAAGTTGGCGGAAATAAAAATGGTGTTTACACTATAGTAGACAGTGTATTTAATAATTATAAATATTTAATATTAAAATAA